From the genome of Scyliorhinus canicula chromosome 29, sScyCan1.1, whole genome shotgun sequence, one region includes:
- the LOC119958429 gene encoding histidine N-acetyltransferase-like isoform X1, whose product MGLSLSTCNRAMRSSAIQSYLRAPGGRPMGRPGVRSYTTRQYSESDLDFCLATEKDFGQVQSLYNQEADFIPSIYHSWLRERNRMVILAKRQGQLIGLCSSHIVDDGQSALMEDIKVAASERGKGAARLMYKHLIELLRTKYPEVKKQILVTDTKLNKGFCVLGKQSLISLKVPSINVPSPISEVISNMKKRGDECYEQIPLQPDDVRSIFLNRTVIDTLLPGGRVIQNAAVFKPLESNLDILLKRDIVWRADRKVNPRALSLATAPYIGPMGNRVFVIDMFGQDLLAVKNVFLAQLQSQPPLQDNVICLLGVNPSLSPQISEFCINEMRLEKGKQYWNDEVIVEDDILKMLWGG is encoded by the exons ATGGGTCTATCTCTCTCAACTTGCAACAG GGCGATGAGGTCTTCTGCGATCCAGAGTTACTTGAGAGCACCAGGCGGGCGACCGATGGGGAGGCCCGGAGTGAGGAGCTATACGACCAGACAG TACTCAGAGTCGGACCTGGATTTTTgcctggctacagaaaaggattTCGGACAGGTTCAATCCCTTTACAACCAAGAGGCAGATTTCATACCGAGTATCTACCATTCCTGGCTGCGAGAGAGAAACCGCATGGTCATTTTGGCAAAACGCCAGGGTCAACTG ATTGGTCTGTGTTCTTCTCACATCGTGGATGACGGGCAGTCGGCACTGATGGAAGATATTAAGGTTGCTGCTTCGGAGCGAGGCAAAGGAGCTGCACGGCTGATGTACAAACACCTTATAGAGCTTTTAAGAACAAAGTATCCGGAAGTGAAGAAGCAAATTCTTGTCACAGATACCAAGCTCAACAAAGGATTTTGTGTATTAGGCAAACAG TCCCTGATTTCTCTTAAAGTTCCCTCGATAAATGTCCCCAGTCCGATAAGCGAGGTGATCAGTAACATGAAAAAACGTGGAGACGAATGTTACGAACAGATTCCTCTCCAGCCGGACGATGTGCGGTCGATATTCCTCAACCGAACCGTAATCGACACGTTGCTGCCGGGTGGGAGAGTTATTCAGAATGCAGCCGTGTTCAAACCGCTGGAGAGTAACCTGGATATTTTACTGAAGCGAGATATCGTCTGGAGAGCTGATCGAAAGGTGAACCCAAGGGCTCTGAGTTTGGCCACAGCTCCCTACATAGGTCCCATGGGGAACCGTGTTTTCGTGATCGACATGTTTGGGCAAGATTTATTAGCTGTGAAAAATGTCTTCCTTGCTCAGCTACAAAGCCAGCCTCCTTTACAAGACAATGTAATCTGTCTCCTGGGGGTAAATCCATCACTGTCCCCACAGATATCGGAATTCTGTATCAATGAAATGAGGCTTGAGAAAGGGAAGCAATACTGGAATGATGAGGTTATAGTAGAGGATGATATTTTGAAAATGTTGTGGGGCGGGTGA
- the LOC119958429 gene encoding histidine N-acetyltransferase-like isoform X2 produces the protein MGLSLSTCNRAMRSSAIQSYLRAPGGRPMGRPGVRSYTTRQIGLCSSHIVDDGQSALMEDIKVAASERGKGAARLMYKHLIELLRTKYPEVKKQILVTDTKLNKGFCVLGKQSLISLKVPSINVPSPISEVISNMKKRGDECYEQIPLQPDDVRSIFLNRTVIDTLLPGGRVIQNAAVFKPLESNLDILLKRDIVWRADRKVNPRALSLATAPYIGPMGNRVFVIDMFGQDLLAVKNVFLAQLQSQPPLQDNVICLLGVNPSLSPQISEFCINEMRLEKGKQYWNDEVIVEDDILKMLWGG, from the exons ATGGGTCTATCTCTCTCAACTTGCAACAG GGCGATGAGGTCTTCTGCGATCCAGAGTTACTTGAGAGCACCAGGCGGGCGACCGATGGGGAGGCCCGGAGTGAGGAGCTATACGACCAGACAG ATTGGTCTGTGTTCTTCTCACATCGTGGATGACGGGCAGTCGGCACTGATGGAAGATATTAAGGTTGCTGCTTCGGAGCGAGGCAAAGGAGCTGCACGGCTGATGTACAAACACCTTATAGAGCTTTTAAGAACAAAGTATCCGGAAGTGAAGAAGCAAATTCTTGTCACAGATACCAAGCTCAACAAAGGATTTTGTGTATTAGGCAAACAG TCCCTGATTTCTCTTAAAGTTCCCTCGATAAATGTCCCCAGTCCGATAAGCGAGGTGATCAGTAACATGAAAAAACGTGGAGACGAATGTTACGAACAGATTCCTCTCCAGCCGGACGATGTGCGGTCGATATTCCTCAACCGAACCGTAATCGACACGTTGCTGCCGGGTGGGAGAGTTATTCAGAATGCAGCCGTGTTCAAACCGCTGGAGAGTAACCTGGATATTTTACTGAAGCGAGATATCGTCTGGAGAGCTGATCGAAAGGTGAACCCAAGGGCTCTGAGTTTGGCCACAGCTCCCTACATAGGTCCCATGGGGAACCGTGTTTTCGTGATCGACATGTTTGGGCAAGATTTATTAGCTGTGAAAAATGTCTTCCTTGCTCAGCTACAAAGCCAGCCTCCTTTACAAGACAATGTAATCTGTCTCCTGGGGGTAAATCCATCACTGTCCCCACAGATATCGGAATTCTGTATCAATGAAATGAGGCTTGAGAAAGGGAAGCAATACTGGAATGATGAGGTTATAGTAGAGGATGATATTTTGAAAATGTTGTGGGGCGGGTGA